From the genome of Verrucomicrobiota bacterium:
TCCTTTTCCAGCGCCTTGAACTCCGGGTCGCCGGTGACGAGTTCGGCTTTCTTTTCCTTCGCCAGCGCGGCGGCGAAGGCGTCGGCGAGGCTCAATTTGAAGCGGGCTTTGAAATCGGCGGCGGTGTCGGCCAGCGCGCGGTCGGCCGAATGAAAATCGATGGGCGCCGCCTGCAACTCGGAGGCAATCGTCGCCCAGGC
Proteins encoded in this window:
- a CDS encoding PIN domain-containing protein; the encoded protein is AWATIASELQAAPIDFHSADRALADTAADFKARFKLSLADAFAAALAKEKKAELVTGDPEFKALEKEIKINWVGCG